Proteins from one Setaria italica strain Yugu1 chromosome V, Setaria_italica_v2.0, whole genome shotgun sequence genomic window:
- the LOC101778276 gene encoding exocyst complex component SEC15B — MRRKLPGDAPPSAAGAAGGGHGSSASAQSEADLAQLSAAIAAGEDLGPFVRRAFACGRPEPLLASLRAAARDREAEIEELCRAHFHDFIRAVDDLRSLLADADALKGSLSASHSALLSSAAPLLASLESFLAARSLAGNLSSALASSRRCVRLLALAARANAHLQAGNHGLYLALRAVDAIDRDLASGPEPLPLPTLRRMLLSVVPAVRAHAEREISREFSDWMVSIRAASRHLGQVAIGRSAAARQRQEELRSKHRPLEECITLDDDGVGDLDDFAAAAATADAADGAAAASFDLTPLYRAMHIHQTLALGERFKKYYLENRKLQLTSDFDVIAATPFLESHQVFFSQIAGFFIVEDRVFRTGGGLTSRPDVDALWDAAVGKMVSVMEDNFSRMQTANHLLLITDYAALLSATMRRYGYPVGMLLDVLAKHRDKYHDLLLADCRRQVAEALAADKFDQMLMRKEYEYSMNVLAFGIQSSDITPAFPYVAPFSCTVPDICRIVRSFIEDSVSFMAHGGGGDTYAAVKKYLGRILSEVVDASIQKLVDSGSGLSVSQAMQVAANMTVMERACEFFTRHAAQLCGVPLRAVERGRRDFPLRRSRDAAEALLLRLLRAKADEFMRQSDGVNWMADDPPPGGNEYANEVIIYLETLTSTAQQILPLPVLRRVLVAVLAHVSERIVELFLNDSVKRFNANAVTGIDTDLKMFEAFADGMSSLFADSDQESVKNEMKAALVEARQLVNLLMSNSPETFLNPVIREKSYNKLDYRKVAIISEKFRDTSESYFSTFGTRGARQNPKKKSLDTLIKRLREAS, encoded by the coding sequence ATGCGGCGCAAGCTCCCCGGCgacgcgccgccgtcggcggccggTGCTGCGGGGGGCGGACACGGCTCGTCCGCCTCCGCGCAGTCCGAGGCGGACCTCGCGCAGCTCTCCGCCGCCATCGCGGCCGGGGAGGACCTGGGCCCCTTCGTGCGCCGGGCGTTCGCGTGCGGCCGCCCCGAGCCGCTGCTCGCCTCgctccgcgccgcggcgcgggacCGGGAGGCCGAGATCGAGGAGCTCTGCCGCGCCCACTTCCACGACTTCATCCGCGCCGTCGACGAcctccgctccctcctcgccgacgccgacgcgctcAAGGGCTCCCTCTCCGCGTCCCACTCCGCGCTCCTCTCCTCGGCGGCCCCGCTGCTCGCCTCGCTCGAGTCCTTCCTcgccgcgcgctcgctcgcgggGAACCTCTCCTCCGCGctcgcctcctcccgccgctgcGTACGgctgctcgcgctcgcggcgcGCGCCAATGCGCACCTCCAGGCCGGCAACCACGGGCTCTACCTCGCCCTGCGCGCCGTCGACGCCATCGACCGTGATCTCGCCTCGGGGCCCGAGCCGCTGCCGCTCCCCACGCTCCGTCGCATGCTGCTCAGCGTCGTCCCTGCGGTGCGCGCCCATGCCGAGCGCGAGATCTCCAGGGAGTTCTCCGACTGGATGGTCAGCATCCGTGCCGCGTCGAGGCACCTCGGCCAGGTGGCCATTGGCCGCTCGGCTGCTGCCAGGCAGCGCCAGGAGGAGCTCCGCTCCAAGCACCGCCCGCTGGAGGAGTGCATCACCCTggatgatgatggagttggtgATCTCGATGATttcgctgcagctgcagcaacaGCTGACGCGGCGGATGGTGCTGCCGCAGCCTCGTTTGACCTTACCCCGCTCTATCGAGCGATGCATATACACCAGACGCTGGCGCTGGGTGAGCGGTTCAAGAAGTACTACCTGGAGAACAGGAAGCTGCAATTAACATCGGACTTTGATGTCATTGCGGCAACGCCATTCCTTGAGTCCCACCAGGTGTTCTTCTCGCAGATTGCTGGGTTCTTTATTGTTGAGGATCGGGTGTTTAGAACAGGGGGTGGGCTCACATCTCGGCCAGATGTAGATGCACTCTGGGATGCCGCTGTGGGTAAGATGGTCTCTGTTATGGAGGACAACTTCTCCCGGATGCAGACAGCAAACCACTTGCTTCTCATCACTGATTATGCTGCTTTGCTTTCTGCCACAATGCGGCGGTATGGTTATCCGGTAGGGATGCTGCTCGATGTTCTGGCTAAGCACAGAGACAAGTACCATGATTTGCTACTTGCAGATTGCCGTAGGCAGGTGGCAGAGGCACTGGCTGCTGATAAGTTTGATCAGATGCTCATGAGGAAGGAGTATGAGTACTCAATGAATGTGCTTGCATTTGGGATTCAGAGCTCAGACATCACACCAGCTTTCCCATACGTTGCACCATTCTCATGCACCGTTCCAGACATTTGCCGCATTGTTCGTTCATTCATTGAAGATTCTGTGAGCTTCATGGcacatggtggtggtggggacACCTATGCAGCAGTGAAAAAGTACCTTGGTCGGATCCTCTCTGAGGTGGTGGATGCCTCAATTCAGAAGCTTGTGGATTCAGGCAGTGGTCTAAGTGTGTCCCAGGCAATGCAGGTTGCTGCTAACATGACAGTCATGGAGCGGGCATGTGAGTTTTTCACACGCCATGCTGCTCAACTGTGTGGTGTGCCGTTGCGCGCTGTGGAGCGTGGTCGGCGTGACTTCCCACTTCGCAGGTCACGTGATGCTGCAGAGGCACTCCTGCTGCGGTTACTACGTGCCAAGGCTGATGAGTTCATGCGGCAATCTGATGGTGTCAACTGGATGGCTGATGACCCTCCTCCTGGTGGCAATGAGTATGCGAATGAGGTCATCATCTACCTTGAGACGCTCACGTCAACTGCGCAGCAGATCCTCCCTCTTCCTGTGCTCCGCCGTGTGCTTGTGGCAGTGCTTGCCCACGTCTCTGAGAGGATTGTCGAGCTCTTCTTGAATGATTCAGTAAAGCGGTTCAATGCTAATGCAGTTACTGGTATAGATACTGATCTCAAAATGTTTGAGGCATTTGCAGACGGCATGTCCAGCCTTTTCGCGGACTCTGATCAAGAGTCCGTGAAAAATGAAATGAAGGCTGCACTAGTGGAGGCAAGACAGCTGGTGAATCTTCTTATGAGCAATAGCCCAGAGACATTCCTAAATCCAGTGATCCGTGAAAAGAGCTACAACAAGCTAGATTATAGAAAGGTTGCAATCATCTCGGAGAAGTTTAGGGATACCTCAGAGAGTTATTTCTCAACATTTGGAACAAGGGGTGCCCGGCAGAACCCAAAGAAGAAATCTCTGGATACCCTGATCAAGAGGCTCAGAGAAGCCAGCTAG